One genomic region from Candidatus Zixiibacteriota bacterium encodes:
- a CDS encoding RNA polymerase sigma factor has protein sequence MSRALESNNRITSRRSLKRPINHKPELSPKLSLHRQDVDETDTYDDTRAKQLVSQIQQGNQQAFAELVDSYSRQVTALAYKMVSNYDEAADIAQMVFVKMYQNVWRFDDSKKFYSWLYRITVNASIDYMRKHKRHRHEPLEEFHESVETTQEDPEESFRRQQIAGYLISAADALNDKQRSVFVLRDLEGCDIDEVASSLNVSEATVRWYLHRARVKIRKELRRECPQLLHFLGIV, from the coding sequence ATGAGTCGGGCTCTGGAAAGCAATAATAGGATTACCTCAAGGCGGTCGCTCAAGAGACCAATCAATCATAAACCGGAATTGTCGCCCAAGCTCAGCTTGCATCGTCAGGATGTCGATGAGACCGACACGTATGACGATACTCGCGCGAAGCAACTGGTGAGCCAGATTCAGCAGGGCAATCAGCAGGCGTTTGCCGAGCTGGTGGACAGCTACAGCCGTCAGGTGACGGCGCTGGCTTATAAGATGGTCAGCAATTATGATGAGGCGGCCGATATCGCCCAGATGGTTTTCGTCAAGATGTATCAGAACGTCTGGCGATTCGATGATTCGAAGAAGTTTTACAGCTGGCTTTACCGCATCACCGTGAACGCTTCAATCGATTACATGCGAAAGCACAAACGACACCGTCATGAGCCGCTGGAGGAATTTCACGAATCAGTGGAGACCACGCAGGAGGATCCCGAAGAGTCGTTTCGTCGTCAACAAATTGCGGGCTACCTCATTAGTGCTGCTGATGCTCTCAACGATAAGCAGCGGTCCGTTTTTGTATTAAGGGACCTCGAGGGTTGTGATATTGACGAGGTGGCTTCATCATTGAACGTTTCTGAAGCGACCGTTCGCTGGTATCTGCACCGGGCGCGGGTCAAGATTCGCAAAGAACTACGGCGCGAGTGCCCTCAATTACTTCATTTCCTCGGTATTGTCTGA
- a CDS encoding MFS transporter, translating to MLDSRDERNFLVGIFPDLDYLYRIMSLGIKKVSVFTVTLSAISVNIGFYAWRVMFNNFGVEVFGASPTEVGIIQAAREIPGLLAFGVGALAVYFTESKIAAISIAAIGLGLLLCGAAPTIVVLGLATVLMSFGFHYFEPMNSSQLLALTNVDELGRTQGKLMSFEAMAGLVGAGLVLLLTFFLDFRATFYVIGGLVTATGLYLTVALPSNRGETEQRKLRIQKKYWLYYTLSFLRGCRRHIFTTFAIFLLVKNHGLNITVISSLMLATAGVTIFTNRFLGNLSDRIGERVVLAGCSFVLVFIFAGYAYVTFLPILIAFYVLDHVLFGSSIALKSYLKKISTPEDLTNCLSFGMTANHVTAVVIPVVGGVLWATFGYEVTFISGAVIVFVDMLFALRVPRNGHIV from the coding sequence TTGCTGGATAGCCGCGACGAGCGGAATTTTCTTGTCGGTATTTTCCCCGATTTGGATTATCTTTACCGGATTATGTCGCTTGGCATCAAGAAAGTCTCCGTCTTTACCGTCACGCTGTCGGCAATATCCGTTAATATCGGTTTCTATGCATGGCGGGTGATGTTCAACAATTTCGGTGTGGAAGTCTTCGGAGCTTCGCCTACCGAAGTCGGTATCATTCAGGCCGCCAGGGAAATCCCCGGGCTTCTGGCATTCGGCGTGGGTGCCCTCGCCGTTTATTTTACCGAATCAAAGATCGCCGCCATTTCCATTGCCGCTATCGGGCTGGGGCTTCTGCTTTGCGGTGCGGCGCCGACAATAGTCGTGCTGGGACTGGCCACGGTGCTGATGTCCTTTGGATTTCATTATTTCGAACCCATGAATTCATCGCAGTTGCTTGCGCTCACGAATGTCGATGAACTCGGACGGACACAAGGGAAGCTGATGTCGTTCGAGGCCATGGCGGGGCTCGTCGGCGCCGGGCTGGTGTTGCTTCTGACGTTTTTCCTGGATTTCAGAGCGACTTTTTACGTTATCGGCGGCCTGGTGACGGCAACCGGCCTGTATCTGACCGTGGCGCTGCCGTCCAACCGCGGCGAGACTGAGCAGCGAAAGTTGAGAATACAGAAGAAATACTGGCTTTATTACACTCTCTCATTTTTGAGGGGCTGTCGAAGACACATATTCACGACTTTCGCCATATTCCTGCTCGTGAAAAATCACGGCTTGAACATAACCGTGATATCGAGTCTCATGCTGGCCACGGCGGGCGTAACGATATTCACAAATCGATTCCTTGGCAATCTTTCCGACCGGATAGGGGAGAGGGTGGTTCTGGCGGGGTGTTCTTTCGTGCTGGTGTTCATTTTCGCCGGCTACGCCTACGTTACCTTTTTGCCGATTCTCATCGCTTTCTATGTTCTCGATCACGTTCTGTTCGGTTCGTCGATTGCGCTGAAATCCTACCTGAAAAAAATCTCTACCCCCGAAGATCTCACCAACTGCCTGTCGTTTGGCATGACAGCCAATCACGTGACAGCGGTCGTGATTCCTGTGGTGGGCGGTGTGTTGTGGGCGACATTCGGGTATGAGGTGACGTTCATTTCCGGAGCGGTGATCGTTTTCGTCGACATGCTCTTCGCCTTGCGGGTTCCGCGGAACGGACACATCGTGTAG
- a CDS encoding DNA methyltransferase: MAEIKRKLMGNGSNQLLAEDRPVHDWFRFVLSYPPHLVREYLGRFDARRGQFVLDPFCGTGTTVVECKKLGIASIGLEVNPAVAAFARTKTDWAINPRSLETHARGIYDKALEKLHKHGLSDNGELFSAAQNVSSCDAGRLRTLPEESMALLIKNSISPLPLHKAIVLLETIEESKEVTYHQHERLALAKTVVYGASNLHFGPEVGVSRVKKQDAGVISAWLNNILQMCRDLRVVADCGPTEAAVRCEDSRTIAQSFDGRSVDTVITSPPYPNEKDYTRTTRLESVLLGYISTRQDLRDLKKSFVRSNTRGVFAGDEDDKYIRGNPRIENIARDIEIRRIELGKTSGFERLYGRLTKLYFGGMARHFAELRERLSPGARLAYVVGDQASYLRVMIRTGQLLGEIAESLGYEVTDIDLFRTRLSTTTGEQLREEVLLLRWPG, encoded by the coding sequence ATGGCCGAGATTAAACGAAAACTGATGGGGAACGGAAGCAATCAGCTACTTGCTGAAGACCGGCCAGTGCATGACTGGTTTAGGTTTGTACTGTCATACCCACCGCATTTGGTAAGAGAGTATTTGGGACGTTTCGATGCCAGGCGGGGGCAGTTCGTTCTGGATCCATTCTGTGGAACCGGCACAACGGTAGTTGAGTGTAAGAAATTGGGTATAGCAAGCATAGGTTTGGAAGTGAATCCAGCCGTGGCCGCATTTGCTCGGACAAAAACCGATTGGGCAATAAATCCGAGAAGTTTGGAGACTCATGCAAGGGGAATTTACGATAAAGCCTTGGAGAAACTTCATAAACATGGGCTCTCAGATAACGGTGAGTTGTTTTCGGCTGCTCAAAATGTGTCGTCCTGCGACGCGGGTCGACTCCGCACCCTTCCCGAAGAAAGCATGGCTCTTCTAATCAAGAATTCTATAAGTCCGCTACCACTTCACAAAGCCATTGTTTTGTTGGAGACCATAGAAGAAAGCAAAGAAGTTACCTATCATCAACACGAAAGACTGGCTTTGGCCAAAACAGTTGTTTATGGCGCAAGCAACCTCCATTTTGGACCGGAAGTGGGGGTAAGCAGGGTGAAAAAGCAAGATGCCGGGGTGATTTCGGCATGGTTAAACAATATTCTTCAAATGTGTCGGGACCTACGAGTTGTAGCGGATTGTGGCCCGACGGAGGCCGCCGTGCGATGCGAGGATTCACGCACTATTGCTCAATCTTTTGACGGTCGCTCTGTTGATACAGTGATCACTTCGCCGCCGTATCCGAATGAAAAGGATTATACTCGGACTACTCGCCTAGAGTCTGTCCTTCTTGGTTACATATCAACAAGGCAGGATCTGCGAGACCTGAAGAAGTCCTTTGTTCGTTCGAATACTCGTGGGGTATTTGCAGGTGATGAGGACGACAAATACATAAGGGGAAACCCCAGAATTGAGAATATCGCGAGGGACATCGAAATCAGAAGAATTGAACTCGGCAAAACATCGGGGTTTGAACGTCTCTACGGGCGTTTAACAAAACTCTATTTTGGGGGCATGGCGAGGCACTTTGCCGAACTTAGAGAAAGGTTGAGCCCCGGGGCGAGGCTCGCTTATGTCGTCGGAGATCAGGCATCCTATTTGAGAGTCATGATTAGAACCGGGCAATTACTTGGTGAAATAGCAGAGTCATTAGGGTATGAAGTAACCGATATTGATCTTTTCAGAACTCGTTTATCCACAACCACCGGTGAGCAGTTGCGTGAAGAGGTCCTGTTGCTTCGGTGGCCCGGTTAG
- a CDS encoding endonuclease: protein MGSKSKYNEIIERIFLSKFRSGASEISFERSDIVAVAEDLGIEYPKNLGDVVYSFRYRSSLPAKVRAKAPKGMTWIIRAAGRGRYRFSLVRDISLDPNENIAETKIPDATPGIVSKHSLSDEQALLAKVRYNRLVDVFTGITCYSLQSHLRTTVPNMGQIETDEIYIGVDKRGVQYVIPVQAKGGKDRLSVVQIEQDLAMCEHKFPELVCRPVGAQFMREEVIALFEFELGNGGVRVAGERHYRLVEPDQVSDAELRGYRSRLSE from the coding sequence ATGGGGTCAAAGAGCAAATACAATGAGATTATTGAGCGGATTTTTCTCTCCAAGTTTAGATCTGGAGCCAGCGAAATTAGTTTTGAGCGCTCGGACATAGTAGCGGTTGCCGAAGACTTGGGGATCGAATACCCCAAAAACTTGGGCGATGTAGTATATAGTTTTAGGTACAGATCTAGTTTGCCAGCGAAAGTGAGAGCAAAAGCGCCTAAAGGAATGACCTGGATAATCAGAGCAGCGGGGCGAGGGAGGTACCGTTTTAGCTTAGTGCGCGACATCTCTCTCGATCCCAACGAAAACATTGCTGAGACCAAAATTCCCGATGCTACTCCAGGGATCGTTAGCAAGCATTCTTTGAGTGATGAACAGGCTCTTCTGGCTAAGGTGAGATACAACAGACTTGTTGATGTGTTTACAGGGATCACTTGCTATTCTCTGCAGAGTCATTTGCGAACAACAGTACCCAACATGGGACAGATAGAGACGGACGAAATCTACATTGGCGTAGACAAAAGGGGGGTTCAATACGTCATTCCAGTTCAGGCCAAAGGTGGGAAGGACCGCTTGAGTGTGGTTCAGATAGAGCAGGATTTAGCGATGTGCGAGCACAAGTTCCCTGAACTCGTGTGTCGGCCCGTTGGCGCTCAGTTTATGCGTGAGGAGGTCATTGCTCTATTCGAATTTGAGCTTGGCAACGGAGGGGTTCGTGTGGCTGGCGAGAGGCATTATCGCTTGGTAGAACCTGACCAAGTATCTGATGCCGAACTCCGGGGTTATCGCTCTCGTCTATCGGAATAA